A single Cyprinus carpio isolate SPL01 chromosome A20, ASM1834038v1, whole genome shotgun sequence DNA region contains:
- the LOC109102068 gene encoding homeobox protein SIX6, with amino-acid sequence MFQLPILNFSPQQVAGVCETLEESGDIERLGRFLWSLPVAPAACEVLNRNESVLRARAIVAFHTGNFRDLYHILENHKFTKESHSKLQALWLESHYQEAEKLRGRPLGPVDKYRVRKKFPLPKTIWDGEQKTHCFKERTRHLLREWYLQDPYPNPSKKRELAQATGLTPTQVGNWFKNRRQRDRAAAAKNRLQQQVLSNGSVRSLTGEDGAVDRLGNSSSPEASLSSKAAASAISITSSDSECDI; translated from the exons ATGTTTCAGTTGCCAATCTTGAATTTCAGTCCCCAGCAGGTAGCGGGGGTATGCGAGACTTTGGAAGAGAGCGGAGACATCGAGCGCCTCGGCCGGTTCCTGTGGTCGCTGCCCGTCGCGCCCGCTGCCTGCGAGGTGCTGAACAGAAATGAGTCTGTGCTGCGGGCTCGGGCTATCGTAGCCTTCCACACTGGGAATTTCCGCGATCTTTACCACATTCTGGAGAACCACAAGTTCACCAAAGAGTCCCATTCCAAACTGCAAGCACTTTGGCTGGAGTCACACTACCAGGAGGCAGAGAAGCTCCGAGGCCGCCCGCTAGGGCCAGTGGACAAATACCGGGTACGGAAGAAGTTCCCTCTGCCTAAAACAATTTGGGATGGAGAACAAAAGACGCACTGCTTTAAAGAAAGGACCCGGCATTTACTTCGAGAATGGTACCTCCAGGATCCTTATCCGAATCCAAGTAAAAAGAGAGAGCTTGCACAAGCTACGGGACTCACTCCCACTCAAGTGGGAAATTGGTTTAAAAATCGAAGACAAAGGGACAGAGCTGCGGCCGCTAAAAACAG GTTACAACAGCAGGTGTTGTCTAATGGCTCGGTTCGGTCCTTAACTGGAGAGGATGGTGCTGTGGACCGACTGGGGAACTCGTCGAGCCCTGAAGCGAGCCTGTCGAGCAAAGCCGCTGCGTCGGCAATCTCCATCACTTCAAGTGACAGCGAATGTGACATCTAA